The following proteins are co-located in the Microbulbifer sp. VAAF005 genome:
- a CDS encoding 5-formyltetrahydrofolate cyclo-ligase encodes MTETKTQLRRRMRAGRRELSAYQQRLHGRAAITLLSRIPQMNRAAHVGIYWPTDGELDVRYLLQRFPQKHFYLPQLPAEPHPHLRFRRWQGEPLAFRNRYRIPEPVRTTYRAPKLLDLVLVPLVAFDPGGARLGMGAGFYDRTFERKQLFPGTGPQLIGAAHHLQCVDNLPTDNWDIPLDMVVTEQRIYRCR; translated from the coding sequence ATGACTGAAACCAAAACGCAACTGCGCCGCCGTATGCGCGCGGGGCGACGGGAACTCAGCGCCTATCAACAGCGTTTGCATGGCCGTGCAGCCATCACTCTCCTGAGCCGTATCCCACAAATGAATCGAGCAGCGCATGTCGGTATCTATTGGCCGACTGATGGCGAGCTGGATGTCCGCTACCTGCTGCAACGTTTTCCACAAAAACATTTTTATTTGCCACAGCTGCCGGCAGAACCACACCCCCACCTCCGGTTCAGGCGTTGGCAAGGCGAACCCCTGGCTTTTCGCAATCGCTATCGCATTCCGGAGCCAGTGCGCACGACTTACCGCGCTCCCAAGCTCCTGGATCTGGTTTTAGTTCCCCTCGTCGCCTTCGATCCCGGTGGAGCACGCCTGGGAATGGGGGCCGGTTTCTACGACCGTACTTTTGAGCGCAAACAGTTATTTCCAGGCACGGGGCCACAACTTATTGGCGCAGCGCACCATCTACAGTGTGTGGATAACTTACCCACGGACAATTGGGATATTCCACTGGATATGGTGGTGACTGAGCAAAGGATTTATCGCTGCCGCTAA